One Candidatus Eisenbacteria bacterium DNA segment encodes these proteins:
- a CDS encoding circularly permuted type 2 ATP-grasp protein: MDSLASAPDPHLVAGYRARPGVYDEMVGPDGEVRPHWRYVAEALGTLGLPALHDRWRETRRLLRESGATYNVYGDPQGLERPWQLDPIPMLLSSDEWREIEWGLMQRAELLNLILRDIYGPQDLIKKGFLPLELVYAHGGFLRPCHPMRTAGPHSLIFYAADVARGPDGRVRVLSDRTQAPSGAGYALENRVVMSRVLPSLYRDSHVHRLSLFFQNLRASLASISPRKHTEPRVVLLTPGPLNEAYFEHTYLASYLGYTLARGADLTVRDGQVWLRAMRRLEPVDVILRRVDDHYCDPLELYPESRLGIPGLTEAVRRGTVAVANPLGASVLENPALNAFLPAIAKHFFGGELQLPSVPTWWCGDPHGREHVLANLDRLVVRSIYRQPRSIPVLGGLLSHAEQRVLAERIRARPQWYVGQEQLRPSSVPAVVESGLEGRQALIRTFLVAREDGYVVMPGALTRIGASPQSFLLSNQAGGLSKDTWILATEPEKQVSLLSGASRAPATSGTQPALPGGAADNLFWLGRYAERAEQAIRIVRAALRAHRNAVELEGPDRLCLDTILDAVTQVTATHPGFLGDAERRATPIAELLSVVLDGGRAGSVAFDVQAILAAAYAVRDRLSGDTWRVLNDVRARLERLQGRPQEAANELEDELDALVTDLVAMFALADESMLRGQAWLFLDTGRRVERAMTLAALLRATVTSRHEPHVEVQLLDAVLRASESLMAYRRTFHEQPQIEPVLALLLLDETNPRSLGFQLRQIQHAITELAHEDGRVELSEEERLVLDATTSLRLADLGRLSGYDNGGDARHGLDALLARVTTLLAQASDVLTRHYFHDVQGPQHLARMTGGSGR; encoded by the coding sequence ATGGATTCGCTGGCCTCAGCGCCCGACCCCCATCTGGTGGCCGGGTACCGCGCCCGGCCGGGGGTCTACGACGAGATGGTCGGCCCCGACGGCGAGGTGCGCCCGCACTGGCGCTACGTCGCCGAGGCCCTCGGCACCCTCGGCCTCCCCGCCCTCCACGACCGCTGGCGCGAGACCCGGCGCCTGCTGCGCGAGAGCGGCGCCACCTACAACGTCTACGGCGACCCGCAGGGGCTGGAGCGCCCGTGGCAGCTCGACCCGATCCCGATGCTCCTCTCGAGCGACGAGTGGCGCGAGATCGAGTGGGGTCTCATGCAGCGCGCCGAGCTGCTGAACCTGATCCTGCGCGACATCTACGGGCCGCAGGACCTGATCAAGAAGGGCTTCCTGCCGCTCGAGCTCGTCTATGCGCACGGCGGCTTCCTGCGACCCTGCCACCCGATGCGCACGGCGGGCCCGCACTCGCTGATCTTCTACGCCGCCGACGTGGCGCGCGGACCCGACGGCCGGGTGCGCGTGCTCTCCGATCGCACGCAGGCGCCGTCGGGCGCAGGCTACGCGCTCGAGAACCGGGTCGTCATGAGCCGCGTGCTGCCGAGCCTGTACCGCGACTCGCACGTGCACCGGCTCTCGCTCTTCTTCCAGAACCTGCGCGCGAGCCTGGCGTCCATCTCGCCGCGCAAGCACACCGAGCCGCGCGTCGTGCTGCTCACGCCCGGCCCCCTCAACGAAGCGTACTTCGAGCACACGTACCTGGCGAGCTACCTCGGCTACACGCTCGCGCGCGGCGCCGATCTCACCGTGCGCGACGGCCAGGTGTGGCTGCGCGCCATGCGGCGGCTCGAGCCCGTCGACGTGATCCTGCGCCGGGTCGACGACCACTACTGCGATCCGCTCGAGCTGTATCCCGAGTCGCGGCTCGGGATCCCCGGCCTCACCGAGGCCGTGCGGCGCGGGACGGTCGCGGTCGCGAACCCGCTCGGCGCGAGCGTGCTCGAGAACCCGGCCCTGAACGCCTTCCTGCCGGCGATCGCCAAGCACTTCTTCGGCGGCGAGCTGCAGCTCCCGTCCGTGCCCACCTGGTGGTGCGGCGATCCGCACGGTCGCGAGCACGTGCTCGCGAACCTGGACCGCCTGGTCGTGCGCTCGATCTACCGCCAGCCGCGCAGCATCCCGGTGCTGGGCGGCCTGCTCTCGCACGCCGAGCAGCGTGTCCTCGCCGAGCGCATCCGCGCGCGACCGCAATGGTACGTGGGCCAGGAGCAGCTCCGGCCGTCGTCGGTGCCGGCGGTGGTCGAGTCGGGGCTCGAAGGACGCCAGGCCCTCATCCGCACCTTCCTGGTCGCGCGCGAGGACGGCTACGTCGTCATGCCCGGCGCGCTCACGCGCATCGGCGCCTCACCGCAGAGCTTCCTGCTCTCGAACCAGGCGGGTGGCCTCTCGAAGGACACGTGGATCCTCGCCACCGAGCCCGAGAAGCAGGTGAGCCTGCTCTCCGGTGCGTCGCGCGCGCCGGCGACGTCGGGCACGCAGCCCGCCCTGCCCGGCGGCGCGGCCGACAACCTCTTCTGGCTCGGTCGCTACGCCGAGCGCGCCGAGCAGGCGATCCGCATCGTGCGAGCCGCGCTGCGCGCTCACCGCAACGCCGTCGAGCTCGAGGGCCCCGACCGCCTGTGCCTCGACACCATCCTCGATGCCGTGACGCAGGTGACGGCCACCCATCCGGGGTTCCTGGGCGACGCCGAGCGGCGCGCCACACCGATCGCCGAGCTGCTCTCGGTCGTGCTGGACGGCGGGCGCGCGGGATCGGTCGCGTTCGACGTGCAGGCGATCCTGGCCGCCGCCTACGCCGTCCGCGATCGCCTCTCCGGCGACACCTGGCGGGTCCTGAACGACGTGCGGGCGCGCCTGGAGCGCCTCCAGGGCCGCCCGCAGGAGGCGGCGAACGAGCTCGAGGACGAGCTCGACGCGCTCGTGACCGACCTCGTCGCCATGTTCGCGCTCGCCGACGAGAGCATGCTGCGGGGCCAGGCCTGGCTGTTCCTCGACACGGGCCGGCGGGTGGAGCGCGCCATGACCCTCGCAGCGCTCCTGCGCGCCACCGTCACGTCGCGGCACGAGCCGCACGTCGAGGTGCAGCTCCTGGACGCCGTCCTGCGGGCGTCCGAGAGCCTCATGGCGTATCGCCGCACCTTCCACGAGCAGCCGCAGATCGAGCCCGTGCTCGCCCTCCTGCTCCTCGACGAGACGAACCCGCGCTCGCTCGGCTTCCAGCTCCGCCAGATCCAACACGCCATCACGGAGCTCGCGCACGAGGACGGACGGGTCGAGCTGAGCGAAGAGGAGCGCCTCGTCCTCGACGCGACGACGAGCCTTCGCCTGGCCGATCTCGGCCGCCTCTCGGGCTACGACAACGGCGGCGACGCGCGGCACGGGCTCGACGCGCTTCTCGCGCGCGTCACGACGCTCCTGGCGCAGGCCTCCGACGTGCTCACGCGCCACTACTTCCACGACGTGCAGGGCCCCCAGCACCTCGCCCGCATGACCGGAGGCTCGGGGCGATGA
- a CDS encoding transglutaminase family protein, giving the protein MKYRVVHRTEYVYAEPVTLCHNETHLTPRSTAAQRVHEHHLEIEPRPDVLSRREDFFGNPVVYFAVQSAHPRLVVTARSQVERKDGAAHPELSRATWEDAAARTATDDTPAGLDVRQYLLDSPMAAATPAIAAWARESFPAGRPLLDAVRDLTSRIHRNFAYEPGVTTIATPLAEAFEERRGVCQDFAHLGIACLRSVGLAASYVSGYIETVPPPGKERLAGADASHAWFAVYDPDAGWLNFDPTNDQLVVERHITTAWGREYSDVTPMKGIIFGGGPTHTAKVSVDIERVAD; this is encoded by the coding sequence ATGAAGTACCGCGTGGTGCACCGCACCGAGTACGTCTACGCCGAGCCGGTGACGCTCTGCCACAACGAGACGCACCTGACGCCACGGTCGACCGCCGCGCAGCGCGTGCACGAGCACCACCTGGAGATCGAGCCCCGGCCGGACGTGCTCTCGCGGCGCGAGGACTTCTTCGGCAACCCGGTCGTGTACTTCGCCGTGCAGTCGGCCCATCCGCGGCTCGTGGTGACGGCGCGCAGCCAGGTCGAGCGCAAGGATGGTGCCGCGCATCCCGAGCTGTCGCGCGCGACGTGGGAGGACGCGGCGGCGCGCACGGCGACGGACGACACGCCGGCCGGGCTCGACGTACGCCAATACCTCCTCGACTCGCCGATGGCGGCGGCCACGCCGGCGATCGCGGCCTGGGCACGCGAATCCTTCCCGGCGGGACGGCCGCTCCTGGACGCGGTGCGTGATCTCACGTCGCGCATCCATCGCAACTTCGCCTACGAGCCAGGCGTGACGACCATCGCGACGCCGCTCGCCGAAGCGTTCGAGGAGCGGCGCGGCGTGTGTCAGGATTTCGCGCACCTCGGGATCGCGTGCCTGCGCTCGGTCGGCCTCGCCGCGAGCTACGTCTCGGGCTACATCGAGACCGTCCCGCCGCCCGGCAAAGAGCGGCTGGCCGGCGCCGACGCCTCGCACGCCTGGTTCGCGGTCTACGATCCCGACGCCGGCTGGCTGAACTTCGATCCGACCAACGACCAGCTGGTGGTCGAGCGCCACATCACGACCGCGTGGGGCCGGGAATATTCCGACGTGACGCCCATGAAGGGCATCATCTTCGGCGGCGGCCCGACCCACACCGCGAAGGTGTCGGTGGACATCGAGCGCGTCGCGGACTGA
- a CDS encoding wax ester/triacylglycerol synthase domain-containing protein: protein MAVDPALRLTGEDLTFWWADSPMQPTTMAMLLVLDRPPAWSRLRAAVERALIAVPRLRQRVVEAPLDVTLPHWETDPTFDLDYHLRRHTLSGAHDLDELFCEIAPAYETPFDRSRPLWEARLYEGLGGGHSALFFKLHHAVADGVGGNAIFAAMSDWERDPGEEPDAGMPGAHKGPWAASAPLGRRLAEAVRDRVALDLERARASANVLADTVMHPSRIPQALAALRSLAQVFAFDSHSPLKRRGAFGRARRLAGMDLPFEDVRRIRHALRGTMIDVILSIMAGAMGKWHRAQGMAQVVELMTLVPVNLRRPEEWAEKANVGNVATGLLVPLPIGFDDPIATFHEVRRRVEEKKADPAAGATPALAEVLAVLGRQLVTWMGEVTFGAVDFIVTNVPGILATRYLAGTAILAAYPFAPVALRSPASIALYGYRDRLFIGIDADETVMPDVDAFRLMIDEAFTELAAAAGVAPSTH, encoded by the coding sequence ATGGCGGTCGATCCGGCGCTGCGCCTGACGGGCGAGGACCTGACGTTCTGGTGGGCCGATTCGCCGATGCAGCCGACCACCATGGCGATGCTGCTCGTGCTCGATCGCCCACCGGCGTGGAGCCGCTTGCGAGCGGCGGTCGAGCGGGCGTTGATCGCCGTGCCGCGCTTGCGACAGCGGGTGGTCGAGGCGCCGCTCGACGTGACGCTCCCGCACTGGGAGACCGATCCGACCTTCGACCTCGACTATCATCTCCGTCGCCACACGCTGAGCGGCGCCCACGACCTCGACGAGCTCTTTTGCGAGATCGCTCCGGCATACGAGACTCCGTTCGACCGCTCGCGGCCGCTCTGGGAGGCGCGGCTCTACGAGGGGCTGGGCGGCGGCCACTCGGCGCTCTTCTTCAAGCTCCACCATGCCGTCGCCGACGGCGTCGGCGGCAACGCCATCTTCGCCGCCATGAGCGACTGGGAGCGCGACCCGGGCGAGGAGCCTGATGCGGGGATGCCCGGGGCGCACAAAGGGCCGTGGGCGGCGTCCGCGCCGCTCGGCCGGCGCTTGGCGGAGGCGGTCCGTGATCGCGTCGCGCTCGATCTCGAGCGCGCGCGGGCATCGGCCAACGTGCTCGCCGACACCGTGATGCACCCGTCGCGCATCCCGCAGGCGCTCGCGGCGCTGCGCTCCCTCGCGCAGGTGTTCGCGTTCGACAGCCACTCGCCGCTCAAACGCCGGGGCGCGTTCGGGCGGGCGCGGCGGCTGGCCGGCATGGACCTGCCGTTCGAGGACGTGCGCCGCATCCGCCACGCCCTGCGCGGTACGATGATCGACGTGATCCTCTCGATCATGGCGGGGGCGATGGGGAAGTGGCATCGCGCACAGGGAATGGCGCAGGTCGTGGAGCTGATGACGCTCGTCCCCGTGAACCTCCGACGCCCCGAGGAGTGGGCCGAGAAGGCCAACGTCGGCAACGTCGCGACGGGACTCCTCGTGCCGCTCCCGATCGGGTTCGACGATCCGATCGCGACGTTCCACGAGGTGCGACGGCGCGTGGAGGAGAAGAAGGCCGACCCCGCAGCCGGCGCGACGCCCGCGCTCGCCGAGGTGCTCGCGGTGCTCGGCCGGCAGCTCGTCACCTGGATGGGCGAGGTCACGTTCGGCGCGGTCGACTTCATCGTGACGAACGTTCCCGGCATCCTCGCGACCCGGTACCTCGCCGGCACGGCGATCCTCGCCGCATACCCGTTCGCCCCCGTCGCGCTCAGGAGCCCGGCGAGCATCGCGCTCTACGGCTACCGCGATCGCCTCTTCATCGGGATCGATGCCGACGAGACGGTCATGCCGGACGTCGACGCGTTCCGGCTGATGATCGACGAGGCGTTCACGGAGCTGGCCGCGGCGGCGGGCGTGGCCCCGTCGACACATTGA
- a CDS encoding alpha/beta hydrolase produces MASLDNGVAGRVSSDAMSEPIAPPGRHLLFLEGRALLELAATLSAYPFLRRAPRGDGHPVLVLPGFMASDFSTRALRRFLGDLGYAAHGWEVGRNLGPSPELAAHMVELLQRIRGRYGRRVSLVGWSLGGIYARELARRFPDDVRQVITLASPFRDVEATNVPRFLRDVARRRPLPDEADYRRILHAPLPMPTTAIYSRSDGIAAWQSCRLDEGPLSENIEVASSHLGIGHHPVALLTIADRLTQPEGAWKRFTPPARWRWPFAPRLDTEPGTS; encoded by the coding sequence ATGGCGAGTCTTGACAACGGCGTCGCTGGCCGCGTCTCGTCGGACGCGATGAGCGAGCCGATCGCGCCGCCCGGTCGGCACCTCCTCTTCCTCGAGGGACGGGCCTTGCTCGAGCTCGCCGCGACCCTGTCGGCCTATCCTTTTCTTCGCCGCGCGCCGCGCGGCGACGGCCATCCCGTGCTCGTCCTCCCGGGTTTCATGGCGAGCGACTTCTCGACCCGTGCCCTGCGCCGCTTCCTGGGAGACCTCGGCTACGCCGCGCACGGCTGGGAGGTCGGCCGCAACCTCGGTCCCTCGCCCGAGCTCGCCGCGCACATGGTCGAGCTCCTCCAGCGCATCCGGGGGCGCTACGGGCGGCGCGTGAGCCTCGTCGGCTGGAGCCTCGGCGGCATCTACGCGCGCGAGCTCGCCCGCCGGTTTCCCGACGACGTCCGGCAGGTGATCACGCTCGCCAGTCCCTTCCGTGACGTCGAGGCGACGAACGTGCCGCGGTTCCTGCGCGACGTGGCACGCCGCCGGCCGCTGCCCGACGAGGCGGACTACCGGCGGATCCTGCATGCGCCCCTTCCGATGCCGACCACGGCGATCTACAGCCGCAGTGATGGGATCGCCGCGTGGCAGAGCTGTCGACTCGACGAGGGACCGCTCAGCGAGAACATCGAAGTCGCGAGCAGCCACCTCGGGATCGGGCACCATCCGGTCGCGCTGCTCACGATCGCCGATCGGCTGACGCAGCCCGAAGGCGCGTGGAAGCGCTTCACGCCGCCGGCGCGGTGGCGCTGGCCGTTCGCCCCGCGTCTCGACACCGAGCCCGGCACGAGCTGA